From Streptomyces sp. NBC_00775, one genomic window encodes:
- a CDS encoding AlkA N-terminal domain-containing protein: protein MQNAMHTDTERCVRAVQSKDARFDGWFFTAVLTTRIYCRPSCPVVPPKPENMTFLPSAAACQQAGFRACKRCRPDTSPGSPEWNQRADLVARAMRLIGDGVVDREGVPGLATRLGYSTRQIERQLLAELGAGPLALARAQRAQTARLLIETTPLPMAEIAFAAGFSSIRTFNDTVREVFALSPSELRTRVPRKRAAGTAGAGAPGVLSLRLPFRAPLNPDNLFGHLAATAVPGVEEWRDGAYRRTLRLPYGHGIAALTPNTDHVACRLSLSDLRDLPVAISRCRRMLDLDADPVAVDDQLRTDPLLAPLVDKAPGRRVPRTVDEAEFAVRAVLGQQVSTAAARTHAARLVTAHGEPVDDPEGGLTHLFPSSEALAALDPESLAMPHTRRTTFTTLVRQLADRTLHLGVESDWAEVRARLLALPGFGPWTVDVIAMRALGDPDAFLPTDLGIRRAAQELGLPSTPAALTARAAAWRPWRAYAVQYLWATDSHPINFLPV, encoded by the coding sequence ATGCAGAACGCGATGCACACGGATACCGAGCGCTGCGTGCGCGCCGTCCAGTCGAAGGACGCGCGCTTCGACGGATGGTTCTTCACCGCGGTGCTGACCACCAGGATCTACTGCCGGCCCAGCTGCCCGGTCGTGCCGCCGAAGCCGGAGAACATGACGTTCCTCCCGAGCGCGGCCGCCTGCCAGCAGGCCGGATTCCGGGCCTGCAAGCGGTGCCGCCCGGACACCAGCCCCGGCTCACCCGAGTGGAACCAGCGCGCCGACCTGGTGGCCCGCGCGATGCGCCTGATCGGCGACGGCGTGGTGGACCGCGAGGGCGTGCCGGGCCTGGCCACCCGGCTCGGCTACAGCACCCGCCAGATCGAACGGCAGCTGCTCGCCGAGCTGGGCGCGGGACCGCTGGCGCTCGCCCGGGCCCAGCGCGCCCAGACCGCGCGGCTGCTCATCGAGACCACCCCGCTCCCGATGGCGGAGATCGCCTTCGCGGCCGGGTTCTCCTCCATCCGCACCTTCAACGACACCGTGCGCGAGGTCTTCGCACTGTCGCCGAGCGAGTTGCGCACCCGCGTGCCCAGGAAGCGGGCGGCGGGCACCGCGGGAGCGGGTGCGCCGGGGGTCCTGAGCCTTCGGCTCCCCTTCCGCGCCCCCCTCAACCCCGACAACCTGTTCGGCCACCTCGCGGCGACCGCCGTACCCGGCGTCGAGGAGTGGCGCGACGGGGCGTACCGGCGCACCCTGCGCCTGCCCTACGGCCACGGGATCGCCGCGCTCACCCCGAACACCGACCACGTCGCCTGCCGCCTCAGCCTCAGCGACCTGCGCGACCTGCCCGTCGCGATCAGCCGCTGCCGCCGCATGCTCGACCTGGACGCCGACCCGGTCGCGGTCGACGACCAGTTGCGGACCGACCCGCTGCTCGCCCCGCTCGTCGACAAGGCGCCGGGCCGCCGGGTGCCGCGCACGGTCGACGAGGCCGAGTTCGCCGTACGAGCCGTGCTCGGCCAGCAGGTCTCCACGGCCGCGGCTCGCACCCACGCGGCCCGCCTGGTCACCGCGCACGGCGAACCCGTCGACGACCCGGAGGGCGGCCTCACGCACCTCTTCCCCTCCTCCGAGGCGCTCGCCGCACTCGACCCCGAGTCGCTCGCGATGCCGCACACCCGCCGCACCACGTTCACCACGCTCGTACGCCAACTCGCGGACCGCACCCTCCACTTGGGTGTCGAGAGTGACTGGGCCGAGGTCCGCGCCCGACTGCTGGCGCTGCCCGGCTTCGGCCCCTGGACGGTCGACGTCATCGCGATGCGCGCTCTCGGCGACCCCGACGCCTTCCTCCCCACCGACCTCGGAATCCGGCGCGCCGCCCAGGAGTTGGGCCTGCCCTCGACCCCGGCGGCGCTCACCGCACGCGCGGCAGCGTGGCGGCCGTGGCGGGCGTACGCGGTCCAGTACCTGTGGGCGACGGACAGTCACCCGATCAACTTCCTTCCGGTATGA
- a CDS encoding methylated-DNA--[protein]-cysteine S-methyltransferase, whose protein sequence is MKQHTVIDSPYGPLTLVADDGVLCGLYMVGQRHRPPEENFGERDDTLFDEAEAQLKAYFAGESKEFTLELRMAGTPFQRSVWDQLRRIPYGETRSYGELAEALGNAGASRAVGLANGKNPIGIIVPCHRVVGANGSLTGYGGGLDRKKRLLDFESGAALF, encoded by the coding sequence GTGAAACAGCACACGGTCATCGACAGCCCCTACGGACCCCTCACCCTCGTCGCCGACGACGGCGTCCTGTGCGGCCTCTACATGGTCGGCCAGCGCCACCGCCCGCCGGAGGAGAACTTCGGCGAGCGCGACGACACCCTCTTCGACGAGGCGGAAGCCCAGCTGAAGGCCTACTTCGCGGGTGAGTCGAAGGAGTTCACCCTCGAACTGCGGATGGCCGGCACGCCCTTCCAGCGCAGTGTCTGGGACCAACTGCGCCGGATCCCCTACGGCGAGACCCGCTCGTACGGCGAACTGGCCGAAGCCCTGGGCAACGCGGGCGCCTCCCGCGCGGTCGGCCTCGCCAACGGCAAGAACCCCATCGGCATCATCGTCCCCTGCCACCGCGTGGTCGGCGCCAACGGCAGCCTCACGGGATACGGCGGCGGCCTGGACCGCAAGAAGCGGCTGCTGGACTTCGAGAGCGGAGCGGCTCTCTTCTAG
- a CDS encoding SIR2 family NAD-dependent protein deacylase — MTKPLVALLSGAGISTDSGIPDYRGPNGLWRRDPEAEKLVTYEYYMGDPEIRRRSWQMRRKNRALQAEPNAAHRAVAELERSGVPVRVITQNVDGLHQLAGMPARKVLELHGSARSVVCTKCHARAPMEDALARVEAGEVDPPCLECGGILKSATVMFGERLDPVVLGEAVAITKACQVFIAVGSSLQVQPAAGLAGVAADHGARLIIVNAEPTPYDERADEVVREPIGTALPKLLLGLGNS, encoded by the coding sequence ATGACCAAGCCCCTCGTCGCCCTTCTCAGCGGCGCCGGTATCTCCACCGACTCCGGAATCCCGGACTACCGCGGCCCCAACGGGCTGTGGCGGCGCGACCCGGAGGCCGAGAAGCTCGTCACGTACGAGTACTACATGGGGGATCCGGAGATCCGGCGCCGCTCGTGGCAGATGCGGCGGAAGAACCGCGCGCTTCAGGCGGAGCCGAACGCCGCGCACCGGGCCGTGGCCGAGCTGGAACGGTCCGGGGTGCCGGTGCGGGTGATCACGCAGAATGTGGACGGGTTGCATCAGCTCGCCGGGATGCCGGCGCGGAAGGTGCTCGAACTGCACGGGAGCGCGCGGAGCGTGGTGTGCACCAAGTGCCATGCCAGGGCGCCCATGGAGGACGCGCTCGCGCGGGTCGAGGCCGGTGAGGTGGACCCGCCGTGCCTGGAGTGCGGCGGCATCCTCAAGTCGGCGACCGTCATGTTCGGGGAGCGGCTCGACCCCGTCGTCCTCGGCGAGGCCGTTGCCATTACCAAGGCCTGCCAGGTGTTCATCGCCGTCGGGAGCAGTCTGCAGGTGCAGCCCGCCGCCGGGCTCGCCGGTGTCGCCGCCGACCACGGGGCCCGCCTGATCATCGTCAACGCCGAGCCGACGCCGTACGACGAGCGGGCCGACGAGGTCGTACGGGAGCCGATCGGCACGGCGTTGCCCAAGCTTCTGCTCGGGCTGGGCAACAGCTAG
- a CDS encoding ArsR/SmtB family transcription factor, which produces MGHGAVTAAQDATPRVRLDAANVAKVATTLQALSTPSRLLILARLREGQLPATELAAAVGMEQSACSHQLRLLRNLGLVVGERSGRSVVYALHDHHVAELLDQAVFHVEHLRLGLSDTPE; this is translated from the coding sequence ATGGGTCATGGAGCCGTCACCGCCGCGCAGGACGCCACCCCGCGTGTACGTCTGGACGCGGCCAACGTCGCGAAGGTGGCCACCACGCTCCAGGCCCTGTCGACCCCTTCCCGCCTGCTGATCCTCGCCCGGCTGCGCGAAGGCCAGCTTCCGGCCACGGAGTTGGCCGCGGCGGTGGGCATGGAGCAGTCCGCCTGCTCCCATCAGCTGCGCCTGCTGCGCAACCTGGGCCTGGTCGTCGGCGAGCGGAGCGGCCGCTCGGTGGTGTACGCGCTCCACGACCACCATGTCGCCGAACTCCTCGACCAGGCGGTCTTCCACGTGGAGCATCTGCGGCTCGGCCTCAGTGACACGCCCGAGTGA